From Amia ocellicauda isolate fAmiCal2 chromosome 12, fAmiCal2.hap1, whole genome shotgun sequence, a single genomic window includes:
- the znf638 gene encoding zinc finger protein 638 isoform X2, giving the protein MSHPMYNPRGAFPGQRPMVSNQFGMNAPPGMDMGGGCLGPQGMTSTGIMSQMMPQQMSFQMPQRNPPLPPDIESSIDLHIRGAREEVRMLNQVLQQQKLDPRLRKESREDVLSPGSGFSGQRLSARTEERTPDWSAYQNPPTKLFATQVVPQQAQATKMFSSLGYGNPAERMQAGGARGPSESHPVPMPAERRQTRYTTESATSILASFGLSNEDLELLSHYPDEQLTPDNLPFILRDIRVRKAKRNFGDLEHSRPSPGAQEHLSSEPRQSKVIDYGHSSKFGYSEGSSETFKREQLTKDTTKSNFASTGAPTSMPSKFAMDAVVSSPSFSSESKRAASCSLPKKLQMDVSKQQHSSNAKTLSSVRDPTSDKQAASNRTTAPHGTRPNLVNLVESSGVAKPGYSAPKPAWVPSFPHGDASAMKRLPTPTMMNDYYAASPRIFPHTCSLCNVECMLIKDWIEHQNNNLHIENCRRLRKQYPEWNPEAFSSLRNESKSTPPRRSPKRRSRSRSRSWSHSLSPWRYRGRSGSRGRGRRSRSRSRSRSSRRYRRSRTRSRSPSPRWIPRRRSRTPPSRRSHSRSPGYLRRSPPRGSRRVSPRRRCRSSSNERLAKKLIQSSGLSVSENTTLEAMMQSLAPAILAELAKKKAGTSSSSKTNTSVSKITKKNEPTEKHGSSASGKSSSSVAKSSSSSMGKSSSSAAAKSSSKAPAKSSSKESDSTNKTVKVKKKSAQPGNYLVRLKNLPIDVKHQEVVDAVKPFGKINNTVLLKALEEATVLMEKEEEAKALTEFAKRSRLLIRGKLVEAILEENDMVIKDPKKTPIIKKKEMAAAKTPTTTQTTKPSPAKNTDTTSKKNKDKKYFQDLGKKGVVQICGLPEIGYVESDLTKLAIPFGFATELIIVPSHRMAFMELPDMQSAEAMVNIYKSIPVKVRDTELTITQLKKPFDLHDPEALFKQVLGLQKPVDVTGLMERLVIVYNMPNGRSAATEVQVLVRKFGSIKQYVALTNKIIFEMKTPNFAKAVFYRFKKFPCIIQNHPLTFSLHPKIIVKEELMKDKQMKAEAKSIKAGNKAPEGTKKAAVSLKAKPAAQGKPQTTPAVTHGTGKPAQPIAVASTPPTPTGSAAVKKAPTDGQTVNTSTPALALTPPSSSAAAAGAAKASEPAVKMETTASSQPETDGKSASPQQSPPIETQLSVQSVDASASETIESSKSLPDTNKNLKVTSDETAANKEVSQILPDARSPTEDASKPPASTQCKEDSVSSADQSKQVACAQQLIDGSEKKDHSSPAGIGHTEVSSESPPVEENLTCSAAGKSDGEIAEGPNSSTVVSLIKEEANKSSDQMPVFTPIQEKTNEETARNLGDSLNKPTSETNRKSPESNDPSVSSNQARKVQIMTVDSLFQPDSSKTVCANDPEASSKSAGSVVSCSQSIELKEPMVSSSSIPVCDKSAIAVNAVSGQPVETQDTSVPVKTVTETSPEPAKVVVPIAPLGKPNADKNSSDTVSKDTSTKMSGPSVTTAASSVAEKVPTERLSLLPSTPAGNPAQVRREGALELLEDVDTKPLDFPPVTEEILRALEAAVHECRMRSSLRRAENSGEQPSQGGEESKTSRGRGGSKAAGRRDELPPDRELRRRGRGLGEEELEVARPSTASRGSCAGGRRGRQASSPSSVSRRSKEHDDRERRSSSSEESKQKSCNSGRSSRSSRSSFKAQEEKMTEKTADSGDISDEMMGMFPFDLDEFVTVDEVGDEADSLSQEQEQKPESEPSVGEEMPPQHHTTPATERPGKRKNTEDTAALPGLRSKQPRTGVTVTGSPAGRLQKKPTLPAQKPQKKTSAVKPKQQKKGAGKAGARKTRAKAAAAAAVAETALELEDENDMGEDIEGKLEESTGSVPEEMEEGQQTESESLMASVHIQEAELGPSVLADEHNSVAEAELTKSLKTEEANLVPELQKASTADESQGISVAPSGGTELKTAPFASAVIEGISKVREQEDSVPDGQATSKDEGAAAESPGLATVASMAAALVTLDEVSEEEEDYPDDDEEDLLCQGLGGVSDPEALVTVDEVGGDEDPFLQAVRDLQALVTLDEIVEEEEEERAGSCRSADTEPFPFGLQDESGDAFPPEHALLTLDETQCDEEVEEDNEKSLDQPEEVPPPPSDTAEPSEQKEEPPCEEEEEEGLEELRRMNFVTVDEVGEEEELPPPMEEPLPEEDAPRPAKQKPGRPKKRGRQSTGTPVRKSARGRPRAAKAANEEKEELPESQAEESVTEPMDTPHCPSAPQGTSISVSPLRDSVQQPSPTPSAQEPVAEAEHPDIQTAPSETVAEVVQVKAEPSEPMAVSGAGNGTPAKDLLVTKPENPTSPLLKREPTDTNQFPATRAAVKEETKQRRVTAETEEPEAKRSRSASPFLTNFKMPPFDPESPIGLEFVVPKTGFFCKLCSLFYGSEEAAKKTHCSSLKHYQNMEKFVLKQKAQQAADSTEGSSKGAASV; this is encoded by the exons ATGTCCCACCCAATGTACAACCCTCGAGGTGCCTTCCCTGGCCAGAGACCCATGGTTTCCAACCAGTTTGGTATGAATGCTCCCCCTGGAATGGATATGGGTGGTGGATGCTTAGGCCCTCAAGGTATGACATCCACAGGAATAATGTCACAAATGATGCCTCAGCAGATGAGCTTCCAGATGCCCCAGCGCAACCCCCCTCTGCCCCCAGATATAGAGTCCTCAATAGACCTGCATATCCGCGGAGCCCGAGAAGAGGTACGAATGCTGAACCAAGTGCTACAGCAGCAGAAGCTTGACCCTCGGCTGAGGAAGGAATCCAGGGAAGATGTACTATCCCCAGGATCAGGATTTTCCGGTCAGAGGCTCTCTGCCAGGACTGAAGAACGCACCCCCGACTGGTCAGCCTACCAGAATCCACCGACCAAGCTCTTTGCTACTCAAGTGGTCCCACAACAAGCTCAGGCAACTAAGATGTTCTCATCCCTGGGGTATGGAAATCCTGCAGAGAGGATGCAAGCCGGAGGAGCAAGGGGGCCTTCAGAGAGCCATCCTGTACCGATGCCTGCAGAGCGGCGGCAGACCAGATACACCACTGAGAGTGCCACCAGTATCCTCGCCAGCTTTGGGCTGTCCAACGAGGACTTGGAACTGCTGAGCCACTACCCGGATGAGCAGCTCACCCCAGACAATCTGCCCTTCATTTTACGGGATATCAGGGTCAGGAAGGCGAAACGCAATTTTGGCGATTTAGAACATTCCCGACCCTCCCCTGGTGCCCAAGAACACCTCAGCAGTGAACCTCGCCAAAGCAAAGTCATAGACTATGGACACTCAAGCAAGTTTGGCTATTCCGAGGGCAGCTCAGAGACTTTCAAACGGGAGCAGCTGACGAAAGACACGACCAAGTCTAATTTTGCTTCCACAGGAGCTCCAACCAGCATGCCTTCCAAATTTGCGATGGATGCGGTGGTCTCCAGTCCATCCTTTTCAAGTGAGTCCAAGCGTGCTGCATCTTGCAGCCTGCCTAAGAAACTACAGATGGATGTGAGTAAGCAGCAGCACAGCAGTAATGCCAAGACCCTGAGCAGCGTGAGAGATCCCACTTCAGACAAGCAGGCTGCTTCCAACAGAACCACTGCTCCTCATGGTACAAGACCCAATCTAGTCAATCTGGTTGAAAGCAGTGGAGTGGCAAAACCGGGCTACTCTGCACCCAAACCCGCCTGGGTTCCATCATTCCCACACGGTGATGCCTCCGCTATGAAGAGACTGCCGACTCCAACCATGATGAACGATTACTACGCAGCCTCCCCAAGAATCTTTCCCCATACATGTTCTCTGTGTAACGTAGAATGTATGCTGATAAAG GACTGGATAGAACATCAGAACAACAACCTTCATATTGAGAACTGCAGACGGCTACGCAAACA ATATCCAGAGTGGAACCCGGAGGCCTTTTCAAGTTTGAG GAATGAGTCCAAAAGTACTCCTCCGCGCCGAAGCCCGAAGAGACGGAGCCGCTCCCGAAGCCGCTCGTGGTCCCACTCCCTCAGCCCGTGGCGGTACCGGGGCCGCTCTGGCTCTCGGGGACGGGGGCGGCGCTCTCGCTCCCGCTCCCGATCCCGCAGCTCCCGCAGGTACCGCCGCAGCAGGACGCGCAGCCGCTCCCCGAGCCCACGTTGGATCCCTCGGCGCAGGTCTCGCACCCCGCCTTCCCGTCGCTCCCACTCCCGCAGCCCCGGGTACCTGCGCCGCTCCCCCCCTCGTGGTTCCCGTCGGGTGAGCCCCCGCAGGCGATGCAGATCTTCCAGCAATGAGAGGCTGGCCAAGAAGCTCATCCAGTCATCAG GGCTATCCGTCTCTGAGAACACCACTTTGGAGGCCATGATGCAGTCTCTGGCTCCAGCCATCCTGGCAGAGCTGGCCAAGAAGAAGGCAGGGACCTCTTCCTCCTCTAAGACCAATACATCTGTCAGCAAGATCACTAAGAAGAATGAGCCTACAGAAAAACACGGATCCTCTGCATCTGGGAAATCCAGCTCTTCAGTTGCCAAGTCTAGCTCTTCCTCCATGGGGAAATCCAGCTCTTCAGCAGCAGCAAAATCTTCATCCAAGGCTCCAGCAAAATCCTCAAGCAAGGAATCGGACTCCACCAACAAA ACTGTTAAGGTGAAGAAGAAGAGTGCTCAGCCAGGCAATTATTTGGTCCGTCTGAAGAATTTGCCCATCGATGTCAAGCACCAAGAAGTTGTTGATGCTGTAAAGCCCTTTGGCAAAATCAATAATACGGTGCTTTTAAAGGCTCTGGAAGAG GCAACTGTATTGATGGAAAAGGAAGAGGAAGCCAAAGCTTTGACTGAATTTGCAAAACGTTCCCGTTTGTTAATAAGGGGCAAGCTAGTCGAAGCCATCTTGGAAGAAAAT GATATGGTTATAAAGGACCCCAAGAAGACACCCATCATCAAAAA GAAAGAGATGGCTGCTGCCAAGACTCCAACTACAACACAGACTACAAAGCCATCACCTGCTAAAAACACAG ATACTACTTCAAAGAagaataaagataaaaag TATTTCCAGGATTTGGGGAAGAAAGGTGTTGTGCAGATCTGTGGCCTTCCTGAAATTGGATACGTTGAAAGTGACCTCACTAAACTGGCAATACCATTTGGTTTTGCCACAGAACTCATCATCGTGCCCTCTCATAGAATG gCCTTCATGGAGCTGCCAGATATGCAGTCAGCAGAAGCTATGGTGAACATTTATAAGTCTATCCCTGTGAAGGTCAGGGACACTGAGCTGACCATTACACAGCTAAAAAAACCTTTTGATCTGCATGACCCG gagGCATTGTTCAAGCAGGTACTTGGACTGCAGAAACCTGTG GATGTGACTGGTCTGATGGAAAGGCTAGTGATCGTCTACAACATGCCAAATGGGCGCAGTGCAGCTACAGAAGTTCAGGTGTTAGTGAGGAAATTTGGCTCCATAAAGCAGTATGTTGCTCTGACTAACAAG ATTATTTTTGAAATGAAGACGCCCAACTTTGCCAAGGCAGTATTTTACCGTTTCAAGAAGTTTCCCTGCATCATTCAGAACCACCCCCTCACCTTCTCTCTGCATCCCAAAATTATTGTGAAAGAGGAG CTCATGAAGGATAAACAGATGAAAGCCGAAGCTAAAAG CATCAAAGCTGGAAACAAAGCTCCAGAAGGGACAAAGAAAGCTGCAGTCTCCTTAAAGGCGAAGCCAGCAGCTCAAGGAAAGCCACAGACAACACCTGCAGTCACCCACGGGACAGGAAAACCTGCCCAGCCCATTGCTGTGGCTTCTACTCCTCCGACTCCCACAGGTTCAGCAGCTGTCAAAAAAGCACCCACTGATGGTCAAACTGTAAACACTAGCACTCCTGCACTTGCTCTCACACCCCCCAGCTCCTCCGCTGCTGCCGCCGGAGCTGCAAAGGCCAGTGAGCCTGCTGTTAAGATGGAGACCACAGCATCCAGTCAGCCTGAAACTGATGGAAAGTCAGCAAGTCCTCAGCAGTCACCTCCCATTGAAACCCAGCTTTCAGTCCAGTCTGTGGACGCTTCTGCTTCTGAAACTATTGAGAGCAGCAAGTCGCTCCCTGACACAAACAAGAATCTGAAGGTGACAAGTGACGAGACGGCAGCCAACAAGGAAGTGTCCCAGATCCTTCCTGATGCTCGGTCCCCAACAGAAGATGCAAGCAAGCCACCTGCTTCTACTCAGTGTAAAGAAGACAGTGTATCATCAGCAGATCAAAGTAAACAAGTAGCCTGTGCCCAACAGCTAATAGATGGTTCAGAAAAGAAAGATCACAGCAGTCCAGCTGGCATCGGCCACACTGAAGTAAGTAGTGAGTCGCCTCCTGTTGAGGAAAATCTAACTTGTTCTGCTGCTGGCAAATCTGATGGAGAAATTGCAGAAGGCCCGAACAGTTCTACTGTTGTCAGTCTTATCAAGGAGGAAGCTAATAAGTCCTCGGATCAGATGCCTGTTTTTACCCCAATTCAGGAAAAAACTAATGAGGAAACTGCAAGAAATCTCGGTGATTCACTGAATAAGCCTACATCAGAAACTAATCGGAAGAGTCCAGAATCTAATGACCCATCTGTTTCAAGTAACCAAGCCAGAAAGGTTCAGATCATGACAGTAGACAGTCTGTTTCAGCCTGACAGTTCTAAAACAGTATGTGCAAATGACCCAGAAGCTTCTAGCAAATCTGCAGGTTCTGTAGTCTCTTGCAGCCAGAGTATAGAACTCAAAGAGCCTATGGTTAGCAGCTCCAGCATCCCTGTTTGTGACAAATCTGCCATTGCAGTCAATGCAGTCAGTGGACAGCCTGTTGAGACTCAGGATACCTCTGTTCCAGTAAAAACAGTCACAGAAACCAGCCCGGAGCCAGCGAAAGTTGTAGTCCCAATTGCACCACTTGGAAAACCCAACGCAGATAAGAACTCCTCGGACACTGTATCCAAGGACACTTCAACCAAGATGTCTGGGCCTTCTGTCACCACGGCAGCCTCCAGCGTAGCAGAGAAAGTCCCCACAGAGAGGCTGAGCCTACTACCGTCAACCCCCGCAGGGAACCCTGCCCAGGTGCGACGAGAGGGAGCCCTTGAACTGCTTGAGGACGTGGACACAAAGCCCCTGGACTTCCCTCCGGTGACTGAGGAGATTCTGAGAGCCCTGGAGGCGGCTGTTCACGAGTGCCGCATGCGCTCTTCCCTGAGGCGGGCCGAAAACAGTGGGGAGCAGCCATCTCAAGGAGGCGAAGAAAGCAAAACTTCTCGGGGCCGGGGGGGCAGCAAGGCAGCAGGCAGGAGGGACGAGCTGCCACCAGACCGAGAGTTGAGACGAAGGGGCAGAGGTCTGGGGGAGGAGGAGCTAGAGGTGGCCAGGCCCAGTACAGCAAGTAGGGGTAGCTGCGCAGGGGGTCGccggggcaggcaggccagcAGCCCCAGTTCGGTTTCCAGGCGAAGCAAGGAGCATGATGACAGGGAACGGAGGTCCTCAAGCAGCGAGGAGAGCAAGCAAAAG aGTTGTAACTCTGGTAGATCATCCAGGTCATCAAGGAGCAGTTTTAAAGCACAGGAAGAAAAGATG ACAGAGAAGACTGCTGATTCGGGTGACATAAGTGATGAAATGATGGGCATGTTCCCCTTTGATCTGGATGAGTTTGTCACTGTGGATGAGGTTGGGGATGAGGCAGACAGCCTCTCACAGGAGCAGGAACAGAAGCCCGAAAGCGAACCGTCTGTAGGAGAAGAGATGCCACCCCAGCACCACACGACGCCCGCCACGGAGCGTCCCGGCAAGCGCAAGAACACTGAGGATACAGCAGCCCTACCAGGCCTGCGCTCCAAGCAGCCGAGAACTGGAGTGACGGTAACGGGGTCACCAGCAGGCCGGTTGCAGAAGAAACCCACACTTCCAGCCCAGAAGCCACAGAAAAAAACGTCAGCTGTTAAACctaaacaacagaaaaaaggaGCTGGGAAAGCAGGAGCCCGCAAGACGCGTGCCAAAGCAGCCGCTGCGGCTGCTGTAGCTGAAACTGCCCTGGAATTGGAAGATGAAAATGATATGGGAGAGGACATTGAAGGCAAACTGGAGGAGAGCACCGGGAGTGTCCCCGAGGAGATGGAGGAAGGACAACAGACTGAAAGTGAGTCTTTGATGGCTTCAGTCCACATTCAGGAGGCAGAGCTGGGACCTTCTGTGCTGGCAGATGAACATAATTCAGTGGCAGAGGCAGAATTAACAAAATCTCTGAAAACAGAGGAAGCAAATCTGGTACCAGAGCTGCAGAAAGCTTCAACAGCAGATGAATCACAGGGTATATCTGTGGCTCCGTCTGGGGGAACTGAACTAAAGACTGCACCTTTCGCCTCTGCGGTAATAGAAGGCATCTCAAAAGTCCGAGAGCAGGAAGATTCCGTGCCTGATGGACAGGCAACCTCGAAAGATGAAGGGGCTGCAGCCGAGAGCCCGGGCTTGGCAACCGTGGCATCCATGGCGGCCGCTCTGGTGACGCTAGACGAAGTcagcgaggaggaggaggactaccctgatgatgatgaagaggaCCTGCTGTGTCAGGGCTTGGGAGGCGTCAGTGACCCGGAAGCGCTGGTGACCGTGGACGAGGTGGGAGGCGATGAGGACCCTTTCTTGCAGGCTGTGAGGGACCTGCAGGCCCTGGTCACACTTGATGAGAtcgtggaggaggaggaagaggagagggcGGGGAGCTGCAGAAGTGCTGACACTGAACCCTTCCCCTTCGGACTCCAGGATGAGTCTGGGGACGCCTTCCCTCCAGAG CATGCTCTGCTGACCCTGGATGAGACGCAGTGTGATGAAGAGGTGGAGGAAGACAATGAGAAGAGCCTAGACCAGCCTGAGGAAGTTCCACCCCCACCTTCAGACACAGCAGAGCCCAGTGAGCAGAAGGAGGAGCCTCcctgtgaggaggaggaggaggagggcctGGAGGAGTTGCGCAGGATGAACTTTGTTACTGTGGACGAGGTGGGAGAGGAAGAAGAACTGCCACCTCCTATGGAGGAACCACTCCCTGAAGAGGATGCCCCGCGCCCAGCCAAGCAGAAACCCGGCCGGCCCAAGAAGAGGGGTCGTCAATCCACTG GAACACCAGTGAGGAAGTCGGCGCGAGGCAGGCCACGAGCTGCCAAAGCAGCAAATGAGGAGAAGGAAGAGCTGCCCGAGAGCCAGGCGGAGGAGTCGGTTACCGAGCCTATGGACACTCCACACTGCCCCTCCGCACCCCAGGGTACGAGCATCTCCGTTTCACCTCTCCGAGACTCTGTCCAGCAGCCCAGTCCGACACCTTCAGCACAAGAGCCTGTCGCAGAGGCTGAGCACCCAGACATACAGACCGCGCCCTCGGAGACGGTGGCCGAGGTGGTCCAGGTGAAGGCGGAGCCCTCTGAGCCCATGGCAGTAAGCGGCGCTGGTAACGGCACACCAGCAAAGGACCTGCTTGTTACGAAGCCCGAGAACCCGACGAGTCCTTTGTTAAAACGGGAGCCTACAGATACCAACCAGTTCCCAGCAACCAGAGCAGCAGTCAAAG AAGAGACAAAACAGCGGAGGGTCACAGCTGAGACAGAGGAGCCTGAGGCCAAACGATCCCGTTCTGCCTCACCCTTTCTCACCAACTTCAAGATGCCCCCCTTCGACCCAGAAAGCCCCATTG GTTTGGAGTTTGTGGTCCCAAAGACCGGCTTCTTTTGCAAGCTTTGCTCTTTGTTCTATGGCAGCGAGGAGGCGGCCAAGAAAACCCACTGCAGCAGCCTGAAGCACTACCAGAACATGGAG AAATTTGTGCTGAAGCAGAAAGCACAGCAAGCTGCTGATTCAACGGAAGGATCAAGTAAAGGAGCCGCTTCCGTCTAA